Proteins encoded within one genomic window of Bradyrhizobium sp. 186:
- a CDS encoding DMT family transporter: MTIASPAPPASNPASWLNNQPYLLLSLSSLFWAGNIVLARHVGAHVPPLTVTTIRWFGVFLILLPFSWPHLKRDWPNLRKSLPLMLFLSLVGFAFNNAISYWALQYTEALNALLIQSAGPLFVALWSLVLFGVRLTGAQLAGIAISLAGVLIIILHGDFAALASITLNKGDIMFASSLVAFGIYSAFIPRRPKVHQLSFLSFTTCCGAMMLLPTAIWEAWSGRVMQFDTVTLATLGYILIFPSTLAYLFFNRGVALIGPNRAAPFFHLVPVFGSAMAILLLGEKLQPFHLIGYALVLAGVVIASRQGSAVK, translated from the coding sequence ATGACGATCGCTTCGCCTGCGCCACCAGCCTCGAATCCGGCCAGTTGGCTCAATAACCAGCCTTATCTGCTGTTGAGCCTGAGCTCGCTGTTCTGGGCCGGCAACATCGTGCTCGCGCGCCATGTCGGCGCCCATGTGCCGCCGCTGACGGTGACCACGATCCGCTGGTTCGGCGTGTTCCTGATCCTGCTGCCGTTCTCATGGCCGCATCTGAAGCGTGACTGGCCGAACTTGCGCAAGAGCCTGCCGCTGATGCTGTTCCTGTCGCTGGTCGGCTTTGCCTTCAACAACGCGATCTCATACTGGGCCCTGCAATACACGGAGGCGCTGAACGCGCTTCTGATCCAGTCGGCCGGACCGCTGTTCGTGGCGCTGTGGTCGCTGGTGCTGTTCGGCGTGCGGCTGACAGGCGCGCAACTCGCCGGGATCGCGATCTCGCTTGCGGGCGTGCTGATCATCATCCTGCACGGCGATTTCGCGGCACTCGCGAGCATCACGCTCAACAAAGGCGACATCATGTTTGCCTCTTCGCTGGTGGCGTTCGGGATCTACTCCGCCTTCATCCCGCGCCGGCCGAAGGTTCATCAGCTTTCCTTTCTCTCCTTCACCACCTGCTGCGGCGCGATGATGCTGCTGCCCACGGCCATCTGGGAGGCCTGGAGCGGCCGCGTCATGCAATTCGATACGGTGACGCTGGCGACGCTGGGCTACATCCTGATCTTCCCCTCGACGCTTGCCTATCTCTTCTTCAACCGCGGCGTGGCGCTGATCGGCCCGAACCGCGCCGCGCCGTTCTTTCATCTCGTGCCAGTGTTCGGCTCGGCGATGGCGATCCTGCTGCTCGGCGAAAAGCTCCAGCCGTTTCACCTGATCGGCTACGCGCTGGTCCTCGCCGGCGTCGTGATCGCCTCGCGCCAGGGCTCGGCGGTGAAGTAA
- a CDS encoding extracellular solute-binding protein, producing MRNDLTRRDALALGLSAATLAATGAAAQTPSQIKAADAAAPNLPIEKGATLRMLRPVRFVQADEDVFRANAARFTKETGVEVKVDFVGWEDINQQTAVTSNSGAGPDIIIGFSDAPHIYVDKLIELTDVADYLGKRYGGWLALAQKYGRKSKSDSWIGLPFGATSGPLIYRKSILQSVGFDKVPEDHAGVLDLCRKLHKAGKPAGFALGNAKGDGNGFANWALWSHNAALLDEEGNVVINSKETIAALNWVKELYPTFIAGTASWNDVSNNRAYSSQEISLTANGVSLYFSLKNDPATRAIAEDSEHQLLPKGVAKISPMAGLTLNAMVFKHSQYPNAAKAFLQYMLEKDQYEPWLNANSGYWAQPLAAYAEAKVWGEDPKVKIFRNTMNSTYYDGYKGPISSATGAVSSDYVLVQMCASVATGAATPEQAAAEAERRCKRYFRR from the coding sequence ATGAGGAACGACCTCACGCGTCGTGACGCCTTGGCACTTGGCCTGTCCGCCGCGACGCTCGCCGCAACCGGTGCTGCAGCGCAAACACCGTCACAGATCAAGGCCGCAGACGCGGCAGCGCCGAACCTGCCGATCGAGAAGGGCGCAACCCTGCGCATGCTGCGGCCGGTGCGCTTCGTCCAGGCCGACGAGGACGTATTCCGCGCCAATGCGGCGAGATTCACCAAGGAGACCGGGGTCGAGGTCAAGGTCGATTTCGTCGGCTGGGAAGACATCAACCAGCAGACCGCGGTGACCTCCAATTCCGGCGCCGGCCCCGACATCATCATCGGCTTCTCCGACGCGCCTCACATCTATGTCGACAAGCTGATCGAGCTGACCGACGTCGCCGACTATCTCGGCAAGCGCTATGGCGGATGGCTGGCGCTGGCGCAGAAGTACGGCAGGAAGAGCAAGAGCGACAGCTGGATCGGACTGCCGTTCGGCGCCACCTCCGGTCCGCTGATCTACCGCAAGTCGATCCTGCAATCGGTCGGCTTCGACAAGGTTCCGGAAGATCATGCCGGAGTTCTCGACCTGTGCCGCAAGCTGCACAAGGCGGGCAAGCCGGCCGGCTTCGCGCTCGGCAATGCCAAGGGCGACGGCAACGGCTTCGCCAATTGGGCGCTGTGGTCGCACAATGCGGCCCTGCTCGACGAGGAGGGCAACGTCGTCATCAACAGCAAGGAGACGATCGCCGCGCTGAACTGGGTCAAGGAACTGTACCCTACCTTCATCGCCGGCACCGCGTCATGGAACGACGTCAGCAACAACCGCGCCTACTCCTCACAGGAAATCTCGCTGACCGCCAACGGCGTCTCGTTGTACTTCTCGCTGAAGAACGATCCGGCGACCCGCGCTATCGCGGAGGACAGCGAGCATCAGCTGCTGCCGAAGGGCGTGGCGAAGATTTCACCCATGGCGGGCCTGACGCTGAACGCGATGGTCTTCAAGCACAGCCAGTATCCCAACGCCGCAAAGGCGTTCCTGCAATACATGCTGGAAAAGGACCAGTACGAGCCGTGGCTCAACGCCAACTCAGGCTACTGGGCCCAGCCGCTGGCCGCCTATGCCGAAGCCAAGGTCTGGGGCGAGGATCCCAAGGTCAAGATCTTCAGGAACACCATGAACAGCACCTACTACGACGGCTACAAGGGCCCGATCTCGTCGGCAACCGGCGCTGTCAGCTCGGATTACGTGCTGGTCCAGATGTGCGCCTCGGTTGCCACCGGTGCTGCCACGCCGGAGCAGGCGGCCGCCGAAGCCGAGCGGCGGTGCAAGCGGTATTTCCGTCGATGA
- a CDS encoding tripartite tricarboxylate transporter substrate binding protein: MLSALIRSLRTAGAAVLCLAAASAARADNYPSRNITLVLPFAAGSGTDTTTRLISHHLAQALGVGIIIENKAGANGMIAATYVARAAPDGYTLLVTTNTTHSANPYLLKSLTYDPVKDFTPIARTGDLPFMLVVHPDVPAKTVGELVAYGKANPGKLSYASGSSSAIVSGATFAHNAGLDLLHVPYKSSPPALNDVMGGRVSMMFVDILTGLPHVNGNALRALAVTTKDRSPLVPNLPSMQEAGVPDFDISSWQGYFGPAGMPKEIVTRLNAEIRKIVEKPEIKAQLATLGMDAFSGTPEQLGTFVNEQLVLWEKLITNAKIEKQ; encoded by the coding sequence ATGCTTTCAGCGCTGATTCGAAGCCTCCGCACCGCCGGCGCAGCCGTGCTGTGTCTTGCCGCCGCGTCCGCCGCGCGGGCCGACAATTATCCCAGCCGCAACATCACGCTGGTCTTGCCCTTCGCAGCCGGTAGCGGCACCGACACCACGACACGGCTGATCTCCCACCACCTCGCGCAGGCGCTCGGCGTCGGCATCATCATCGAGAACAAGGCGGGCGCCAACGGCATGATCGCCGCGACCTATGTCGCGCGCGCCGCACCGGACGGCTACACGCTGCTGGTGACGACCAACACGACGCATTCGGCCAATCCCTATCTGCTCAAGAGTCTGACCTACGATCCCGTCAAGGACTTCACCCCGATCGCGCGCACCGGCGATTTGCCCTTCATGCTGGTCGTTCATCCCGACGTGCCGGCCAAGACCGTCGGCGAGCTCGTCGCCTATGGCAAGGCCAATCCGGGCAAGCTGAGCTACGCCTCGGGCTCGTCCTCGGCGATCGTGTCGGGGGCGACCTTTGCGCACAATGCCGGGCTCGACCTCCTGCACGTGCCTTACAAGAGCTCGCCGCCGGCGCTCAACGACGTCATGGGCGGCCGCGTCTCGATGATGTTCGTCGACATCCTGACCGGCCTGCCGCACGTCAACGGCAATGCGCTGCGGGCACTCGCCGTCACCACCAAGGACCGCTCGCCACTGGTGCCGAACCTCCCCTCGATGCAGGAGGCCGGCGTGCCGGACTTCGACATCTCGTCGTGGCAGGGCTATTTCGGTCCGGCCGGAATGCCGAAGGAGATCGTGACGCGGCTCAACGCCGAGATCAGGAAGATCGTCGAGAAGCCGGAGATCAAGGCCCAGCTCGCGACGCTCGGCATGGACGCCTTCTCCGGCACGCCGGAACAGCTCGGCACTTTCGTCAACGAGCAGCTCGTGCTGTGGGAGAAGCTGATCACGAACGCGAAGATCGAGAAGCAGTAA
- a CDS encoding methyl-accepting chemotaxis protein, producing MKLSNMKIAPKLGILVGVTLFGLCISGVLAGYLMKREMVNARIDQTKAIVELARNYAATLMKRVSAGEMTKDAALGELRRYGNAMTYDKNSGYLFGTTYDGITQLAPDPKQVGQNRMEVETNGRRLSREIMDGVKANGDILLFYEYMKPGQEKPIRKLGYAVAVPGFDMYLGTGAYLDDIDAKMGPVYWLLGLAMLGIVVVAGSVAWLLGRSISRPLALLGTRMKDLADGKLEGDIPGVGRGDEVGAMAATVQIFKDNAVRIRGIENTEAEAKERAAAERRSAMEGIASDFERSVNGIVRSVSSAAAGMQTTAQSMTATASDASSRAATVGAASQRASGNVGTVAAAAEELSSSVAEISRQVTRSTEVASRAVNDAERTNATVQELSTGAEKIGEVVKLIHSIAAQTNLLALNATIEAARAGESGRGFAVVASEVKALANQTAKATEEISAQVAAMQTSTSDAVAAIGGITQTIAEMSEITAGISSSIEQQGEATREIARNIQSVAAGSNEINTHIGSVASAAEATGTAATDVLSNARELDNQSGALRSAVDGFLAKVRAA from the coding sequence GTGAAATTGAGCAATATGAAGATCGCCCCCAAGCTCGGCATTCTTGTTGGCGTGACCTTGTTTGGCCTGTGCATTTCCGGGGTTCTTGCCGGCTACCTGATGAAGCGCGAGATGGTGAATGCGCGCATCGATCAGACCAAGGCGATCGTCGAACTGGCGCGCAACTACGCGGCCACCTTGATGAAGCGGGTCAGCGCCGGCGAGATGACGAAGGATGCCGCGCTCGGGGAACTCCGCCGGTACGGCAACGCGATGACGTATGACAAGAACTCCGGCTATCTCTTCGGCACCACCTATGACGGCATCACGCAGCTTGCGCCCGATCCGAAGCAGGTCGGCCAGAACCGCATGGAGGTGGAGACGAACGGGCGGAGACTGTCCCGCGAGATCATGGACGGGGTCAAGGCCAACGGCGACATCCTGCTCTTCTATGAATATATGAAGCCCGGCCAGGAGAAGCCGATCCGCAAGCTCGGCTACGCAGTCGCGGTCCCCGGCTTCGACATGTATCTCGGCACCGGCGCCTATCTCGACGATATCGACGCCAAGATGGGCCCGGTCTACTGGCTGCTCGGCCTCGCGATGCTCGGCATCGTCGTCGTTGCCGGCAGTGTCGCCTGGCTGCTCGGCCGCAGCATCAGCCGCCCGCTGGCGCTGCTCGGCACCCGCATGAAGGATCTCGCCGACGGCAAGCTCGAGGGCGACATTCCCGGCGTCGGACGCGGCGACGAGGTCGGCGCGATGGCTGCCACGGTCCAGATCTTCAAGGACAACGCGGTCCGCATTCGCGGTATCGAGAACACCGAAGCGGAGGCCAAGGAGCGCGCCGCGGCGGAACGTCGCAGCGCGATGGAAGGTATCGCCAGTGACTTCGAACGCAGCGTCAACGGCATCGTGCGCTCGGTCTCCTCGGCCGCAGCCGGCATGCAGACCACGGCGCAGTCGATGACCGCGACCGCCAGCGACGCCTCTTCGCGGGCGGCGACCGTCGGCGCGGCCTCGCAGAGGGCGTCGGGTAATGTCGGGACGGTCGCAGCCGCCGCCGAGGAGCTGTCGAGCTCGGTTGCGGAAATCTCCCGCCAGGTGACGCGCTCGACTGAAGTGGCGAGCCGCGCGGTCAACGATGCCGAGCGCACCAACGCCACGGTGCAGGAGCTCTCCACCGGCGCCGAGAAGATCGGCGAAGTGGTCAAGCTGATCCATTCGATCGCGGCGCAGACCAATTTGCTCGCGCTCAACGCCACCATCGAGGCGGCGCGTGCCGGTGAATCCGGCCGCGGCTTCGCCGTCGTCGCCTCCGAGGTCAAGGCGCTCGCCAACCAGACCGCAAAGGCGACCGAGGAAATCTCCGCGCAGGTCGCGGCGATGCAGACCTCGACCAGCGATGCGGTCGCGGCGATTGGCGGCATCACCCAGACCATTGCCGAGATGAGCGAGATCACCGCCGGCATTTCCTCGTCCATCGAACAGCAGGGCGAGGCGACCCGCGAGATCGCCCGCAACATCCAGTCGGTGGCGGCCGGCTCGAACGAGATCAACACCCATATCGGCAGCGTCGCCTCGGCCGCGGAGGCCACGGGAACGGCGGCGACCGACGTGCTCTCCAACGCCCGCGAGCTGGACAACCAGTCCGGTGCGCTGCGTAGCGCGGTCGACGGCTTCCTCGCCAAGGTGCGCGCGGCTTAA
- a CDS encoding C-terminal binding protein, with the protein MPKYRVVTPKGASFTVAGSDYSYEREALDPIDAEIIEASANEAEFIAAAKTADAIYAKGIPITKAIIDALDNCKVITLGSVGVDSVDVKAATARGIPVTNIPDTFIEEVADHAMMLLLAGFRRLVEQDRMARSGRWAEGRPALLKVPRLMGQTLGFISFGRVARAVAKRAAPFGLRMMAYDPFIQETLMYDHGVIPATLNEVLSQSDFVSMHAPARPEVHHMLTEKHFRQMKKGSVFINTGRGATVDEESLIKALQEGWIAHAALDVLEKEPPSHNNPLLGMENVTLTAHVASASARFDEARKRRVGYELSLVLQGMWPVSCVNPSVLQSTALRRWQPVSMDRGPNS; encoded by the coding sequence ATGCCGAAATACAGGGTGGTGACGCCGAAGGGCGCGAGCTTCACGGTCGCGGGCAGCGACTATTCCTATGAGCGCGAGGCGCTCGATCCGATCGATGCCGAGATCATCGAGGCGTCCGCCAACGAGGCCGAGTTCATCGCCGCTGCGAAAACCGCCGACGCCATCTATGCCAAGGGCATCCCGATCACCAAGGCCATCATCGACGCGCTGGACAACTGCAAGGTGATCACGCTCGGCTCGGTCGGCGTCGACAGCGTCGACGTCAAGGCCGCCACCGCGCGCGGCATTCCCGTCACCAACATCCCCGACACGTTCATCGAGGAGGTCGCCGACCACGCCATGATGCTGCTGCTCGCAGGCTTCCGCCGCCTGGTCGAACAGGATCGCATGGCACGCAGCGGCCGCTGGGCGGAGGGCCGGCCGGCACTGTTGAAGGTTCCGCGGCTGATGGGCCAGACGCTCGGCTTCATCTCGTTCGGCCGCGTCGCGCGTGCGGTGGCGAAACGTGCCGCGCCCTTCGGCCTGCGCATGATGGCCTACGATCCCTTCATCCAGGAGACGCTGATGTACGACCACGGCGTCATCCCGGCGACGCTGAACGAGGTGCTGTCGCAATCCGACTTCGTCTCGATGCATGCCCCTGCCCGGCCCGAGGTGCATCACATGCTGACCGAGAAGCATTTTCGGCAGATGAAGAAGGGCTCGGTGTTCATCAATACGGGCCGCGGCGCCACGGTGGACGAGGAGAGCCTGATCAAGGCGCTTCAGGAGGGCTGGATCGCGCACGCGGCGCTCGACGTGCTGGAGAAGGAGCCGCCGTCGCACAACAATCCCCTGCTCGGCATGGAGAATGTCACCCTGACCGCCCATGTCGCTTCGGCCTCGGCACGGTTCGACGAAGCGCGCAAGCGCCGCGTGGGCTACGAATTGTCACTGGTGCTTCAGGGCATGTGGCCGGTAAGCTGCGTCAACCCGTCGGTGCTGCAAAGCACCGCGCTCCGCCGCTGGCAGCCCGTCAGCATGGACCGCGGTCCCAACAGCTAG